A single region of the Salmo salar chromosome ssa16, Ssal_v3.1, whole genome shotgun sequence genome encodes:
- the LOC106575020 gene encoding LOW QUALITY PROTEIN: high-affinity choline transporter 1 (The sequence of the model RefSeq protein was modified relative to this genomic sequence to represent the inferred CDS: inserted 1 base in 1 codon), whose amino-acid sequence MTGIHVEGLAAIALFYVLILAVGIWAAWKNKHAGEAEGTDRSETIMVGGRDIGLFVGGFTMTATWVGGGYINGTAEYVYLPGYGLAWAQAPFGYALSLVVGGLFFAKPMRSRGYVTMLDPFQQKYGKRMGGLLFIPALMGEIFWSAAILSALGATLSVIIDINIKMSVVISACIAIFYTLVGGLYSVAYTDVVQLFCIFLGLWVSVPFALNNPAVSDIKISAVKEIYQAPWKGNIKREDTWVWIDNFCLLMLGGIPWQVYFQRVLSASSASYAQVLSFIAAAGCLVMAVPSVMIGAIGASTDWNQTAYGPVPPKERDQADMILPIVLQYLCPPFVSFFGXGAVSAAVMSSADSSILSASSMFARNIYQLAFRQSASDTEIVWVMRVTIFVFGGLATAMALLTGTVYGLWYLSSDLVYVIIFPQLISVLFVKGTNTYGSVAAYAFGLFLRIGGGEPYLSLPPFIYYPGWQLEDRIHHLTGEVEHIVVQKFPFKTVSMLASFLGNVAFSYLAKYLFESGKLSAKYDFLDAVLAQHSIENMDKTTLVNGNDMALSEMAPVKPRLSVQLAATFTRRDTLAEEDSSPEDSPNHKTLD is encoded by the exons ATGACCGGCATCCACGTGGAGGGACTGGCGGCGATCGCCCTCTTCTACGTTCTAATCCTCGCGGTGGGGATCTGGGCAGCGTGGAAGAACAAACACGCCGGGGAAGCGGAGGGTACAGACCGCAGTGAAACCATCATGGTCGGTGGCAGAGACATTGGTTTATTTGTAGGGGGTTTTACCATGACCG CGACCTGGGTTGGTGGTGGATATATCAACGGAACAGCGGAGTACGTCTATCTTCCTGGGTATGGCTTGGCTTGGGCACAAGCGCCTTTTGGATATGCGCTAAGTCTAGTCGTAG GAGGCCTGTTCTTCGCCAAGCCCATGCGTTCTCGAGGTTATGTCACCATGCTGGACCCTTTCCAGCAGAAGTATGGGAAGAGAATGGGTGGTCTGCTCTTCATACCTGCTCTAATGGGAGAGATCTTCTGGTCTGCGGCCATTTTATCTGCTCTGG GAGCCACGCTGAGTGTGATCATAGACATAAACATCAAGATGTCTGTGGTGATCTCTGCCTGTATTGCCATCTTCTACACGTTAGTTGGAGGTCTGTATTCTGTAGCGTACACCGACGTGGTGCAACTCTTCTGTATCTTCCTGGGATTG TGGGTTTCAGTACCGTTCGCTCTGAACAACCCAGCCGTGTCTGACATCAAGATCAGTGCAGTGAAGGAGATCTACCAAGCTCCCTGGAAGGGAAACATCAAGAGAGAAGACACCTGGGTCTGGATAGACAACTTCTGTCTGCTG ATGTTGGGGGGGATTCCCTGGCAGGTGTATTTTCAACGAgttctctctgcctcttcagcttCGTACGCCCAGGTGCTCTCGTTCATCGCTGCTGCAGGGTGCCTGGTCATGGCTGTGCCCTCAGTAATGATCGGGGCTATAGGGGCTTCCACAG ACTGGAACCAGACTGCGTATGGACCTGTACCTCCCAAGGAGAGGGACCAGGCAGACATGATATTACCCATAGTCCTCCAGTACCTCTGTCCTCCCTTCGTCTCCTTCTTCG CTGGGGCGGTctctgctgctgtgatgtcatccGCCGACTCCTCCATCCTATCGGCTAGCTCCATGTTCGCTCGGAACATCTACCAGCTGGCCTTCCGCCAATCG gcATCGGACACGGAGATCGTGTGGGTGATGCGCGTCACCATCTTTGTGTTCGGCGGCCTGGCCACGGCGATGGCGCTGCTAACGGGGACGGTGTACGGGTTGTGGTACCTGAGCTCCGACCTGGTCTACGTTATTATCTTCCCTCAGCTCATCTCCGTCCTCTTCGTCAAGGGAACCAACACATACGGTTCCGTCGCAGCTTACGCCTTCGGTCTGTTCCTGAGGATCGGAGGAGGGGAACCTTACCTCTCACTACCCCCTTTCATCTACTACCCAGGTTGGCAGCTGGAGGACCGGATTCATCATCTGACCGGAGAGGTGGAACACATAGTGGTGCAGAAGTTCCCGTTTAAAACCGTCTCCATGTTAGCCTCGTTCTTAGGCAACGTGGCTTTCTCCTACCTGGCCAAGTATCTGTTTGAGAGCGGCAAGTTGTCGGCCAAGTACGACTTCTTGGACGCGGTGTTGGCCCAGCACAGCATAGAGAACATGGACAAGACCACGTTGGTCAATGGTAACGACATGGCGTTGTCTGAGATGGCGCCTGTCAAACCGCGGCTCAGCGTTCAACTGGCCGCTACATTCACCCGTAGAGACACTCTGGCCGAGGAGGACTCTAGTCCTGAAGACAGCCCCAACCACAAGACCCTGGACTAA